In one window of bacterium DNA:
- the argF gene encoding ornithine carbamoyltransferase produces the protein MKHLLSISDLEPASIWRIFNLTDRIIEVPDYKPFSDKTAILLFKKPSLRTRLSFEIAIKGLGGGSVFITGNEVGLGTREEIKDIARVLSGYGDCIIPRVFSHSELLTLSKYATVPVINALSDDEHPCQALSDLWTIWKHKEKIVGLNFSFIGDCCNNVASSWTLLASMMGINITLCFPKGYAPKRDVLKRAKEYCALSGATIKTITDPKKAVLDAEIIYTDTWTSMGQEKESKKRIKDFSGFTINKNLLSRVKENCSIMHCMPIHRGEEIEDEIAEGKNSIIFPQARNKLAVTKGILVFLLA, from the coding sequence ATGAAACACCTTCTTTCCATTTCTGACCTTGAACCAGCATCTATCTGGCGCATATTTAACCTTACAGATAGAATAATTGAGGTGCCAGATTATAAGCCTTTTTCTGACAAAACAGCCATCCTTCTCTTTAAAAAGCCATCATTAAGAACAAGGCTTTCCTTTGAGATTGCAATAAAAGGCTTGGGTGGAGGAAGCGTTTTTATTACAGGTAATGAGGTAGGATTAGGAACAAGGGAGGAGATAAAGGATATAGCAAGGGTTCTTTCTGGCTATGGCGATTGTATTATTCCTAGGGTATTTTCTCATTCAGAGCTTCTTACCCTTTCCAAATATGCCACTGTGCCTGTTATCAATGCTTTGTCTGATGATGAACACCCCTGTCAGGCCCTTTCAGACCTTTGGACAATTTGGAAGCACAAAGAAAAAATTGTAGGTCTTAATTTTTCATTTATTGGCGATTGCTGTAATAATGTTGCTTCAAGCTGGACATTACTTGCCTCAATGATGGGAATAAACATAACCCTTTGCTTTCCAAAGGGATATGCACCAAAAAGGGATGTTTTAAAGAGGGCAAAGGAATATTGTGCATTAAGTGGGGCAACGATAAAAACAATAACAGACCCAAAGAAGGCTGTTTTAGATGCAGAGATTATCTATACGGATACATGGACAAGTATGGGTCAGGAAAAAGAGAGCAAAAAAAGGATTAAGGATTTCTCTGGCTTTACGATAAATAAGAACCTCCTATCCCGTGTAAAAGAAAATTGTTCAATTATGCATTGTATGCCCATACATAGGGGAGAGGAGATAGAAGATGAAATAGCCGAAGGAAAA